Proteins co-encoded in one Novipirellula artificiosorum genomic window:
- a CDS encoding dockerin type I domain-containing protein — MTYTQSSEYDAHGNVVKQVDGNGNVTLYEYDLYDRPTKRIEAAGKLDATTEYAYAYGEMSVDAAVPFDSSYTYRYEKNSAGNVSLLVENKFGQPMMVVDEIGRLTRYHVNAAQQMVGITMPNGGNIVFNVDGRGRQIRKTGPTTEEIVTVYDDANRQIKTIVTNPATGDQVSTAVYNLFDTIAETSNPLGVVTRFEHDAANHPIRVIENVEGEAKRTTEHELDERGRVIHTTVNQLASTDNEYFPSGRLKSVTNGRAASVTMVYDERGLLVTQTDAGGGITHHVYDGNGNRIATVDPRAEGDRDNAVFRQTYEYDELNRLITSINPLGETTRYEYDLLGNQTRIIDPRSTEDTPIETQFEYDRINRLTKTTNAQGRSTRYEYDLSDNATKITRQRLTLEGIVNDVTEYVYDLSSRLQEASDAAGYVTTYQYDATGNMTSIIDQRGSAARTDFTHDKLNRVVKQTMAAGSTIAASTQTIYHPLGMVQETIDPMGQRVVTTFDSLLRPETTIIAKDSTKPAVTTYEYDVVGNLISLSDPRGDFYKRSFEHDKMNRQIKESGNSGTVASPKPYEIVTEYNDVGQPVRQTDPRGGGLETRMDYDAAGRLTVQYDALDQETRYQYDAAGNTTRIDTPSLDGVSTAALEFQYDALGNRTSMRDALGNTTCFVTDDSGNVLLTVDPRANLTTCNIDDRDNAFATQMFYDALGRRIAVVDTGGYRAETEYDALGNITKQIDPRTFDAATPGEFVTEYVYDPLGRLTETHSPIGMMGSDEIAIEKFSYDLADNLVRYEDPRGPEYATTYEYDPLYNRTVSRQNVVVATTGPTVLETISEYDLVGNLVRSVDPRGAFHAVEFEYDGGNRLVAMIEPTGTEADPGPLAITRYEFDEAGNLIAEQDPRGEYYTVRRVVDPLGRVESQSVPRGSADQPLAAAVTTYQYFPGGTIKAIHNPRENAGEDIRATVFSYDVAGRQISMIDSLGAVTQYELDAIGNALTITEVGEGATPTRTTQMEYDRLNRMTKVIDATGLETITEYDALGNAVRVTGPLSNANGPSVIERVYDGRSMVRSETNAEGDTTTYEYDFAGNRIAIGDPRGDWADTTMEYDGANRMIATHYATGSAADPGQLVTTRMEYDGIGNVTRVIDPRGDDFATETVFDHRGLPIEVRYSAGREENPTIEVDRFEYDLAGNLVRSIDPRGDDYATAHTVNAAGQITSTTYAVLAASGPSHLTETFAYDAEGNRTLHIGIGGNDYITRHAYDAVGRVTSTTDAIGEQTSYRYDRYGNVLAVTDVYGTTNNTYDALNRLQTTTNAENETTVYEYSGTGLEVTTRDPLGRTSQTIRDRLGRVVESIDAAGQSSFQEYDAVGNVVRIIDRNGVVSESIYDARKMPLSVTRAVDTPQEITTRYEYDSLGRQVAQIDPRGDYYRTETVYDARNRMIEQRRHAGTPTTPGIGSPDAEEDWIVEKYEYDSVGHLIAMTPARGDFYTVYTEVDGLGRVTQITQQVGTPANPAEAVQKFQYNNAGQKVRVVDALGHVITRDYDLVGRMVSETVEREGADDLVTHWNYLDTDAGYRIEQVDAAGNLSLATDYDKVQRVVTIQPRSGETENRSYDDAGNLVTATVGDIRREFEYNELNRLARESDGQDHNYTYSYDAVGNLLTKQDARQSNPVVYVYDALNLQRSIRQSDGGLTQLEYDKAGNLSRVMDAEGNVTSFEFDAMHRMVNDTNKFGSRTYTYDPAGNPTRYVDRNGRVTVRHYDGNSRLLQEDWLDATGSTTNSLSFTYDVLGRMTNASRGEASNTFAFADDATSQVTAVTTSIAVGVAPLAINYERNKLGQTTSFTASLGSQDGIIQEAYAYGTTDDRLVEIEQTGTAVNRKRVEFEYHDGVSVYKEIRRYGSDDARVLTTTTLLNDRQLIDQIQHRSATTGTINQYRYTYDADARITSIADEYGRATYQYDASGRLISVSNTDPQMADESFTLDDVGNRTASSEHGDGYSYVEQNRLASDGMFYYDYDAEGNLITQTAIETGEVMHYQWDHRNRLLASITEDANGNLVEVVEIGYDALNRRVWKRVDPDGVGNKPVTWRGYLYNADDVLFEVVDVGGLGVGAGPVVDVVYLHGASGDTPLAQDHQGSTTWLLPDHLGTVRDLVGADGQRLDHLRYSAYGAIVSRLDPNVFNRYFFTGHSYEPELGWYNFRARYYDPTNGRFVSIDPIGLSAGDPNQYRYAMSDPINMADPTGLSGIPSAMANPYFDQMRSVRDAVTDSRLAFEKNMSVGNFNVMTFAMGTISSTNIAVEALATIAATVALSTNPVTAPYMVYYTAYATGKTAYGLVKQSQQPGREGFELWDGVKLLLTVGASAIGPTVGTYASVALNSADVYVALAYEKNLNAMDSRLMGSTTGLIGDVASYHATTGLSTTSKGVKGDFAVMKAEWSGTVGQVRDGTIPYLLGVGKNLKGLASDVTRLQQYQADVQTYRQSLAGNADAIAIRNQIKPPDFQTNTFKQFARLIDAAQAAKLGWHGSLDHQIRSVAVNRIGERGELSMKMLQKDIAKNPELAEMTPALVKMEQDLISAATSAKWDYPLDLNTQGNRACNAGRAFIDEIRGTGYTSRIEATQNRVIQFNAEHNPVYRKLIGQMVDAEINRSGAMLTSTAKASLREQAIALHASTLIRVNNPAAPTLSAPFSHLGIKNKLPKMINRVKGEVLNRMYPTLEKAIAQHEALKFYIKTGDTTQQTKNMESLLRSHVGTLQKQRAGLRAYERGMKELFPSGRQPMDVVGYTRYQQAQAMKKILTDHPYSFEGPFNHLADRLITAAPSEFAEILDLPFTTRQDVQDLADVARAINNGKLEVPGINKGGVVALMLQGTAGATLSQIAFRADFIKDVYSGNFQRLHGTLQKPLEAWRTLADITKSPMMEGTTDVDMGLIVKGGGNNLLSVFKEAQVTFPNGKIQRLPGGDAISAIVKYSDPQSFIGRTARKTGVEVPVEWYVYQNQELAQIADAAAARSTPIDRGGISVITNGNSFDVVAHYSPHLDPAAQLGGASRTILSGMMHSAVVQSSTSRSIVTANELGPALIEAMSRWHSTDLDLPEPTIHLRVESLGGTRLGYTTLDRIDQNGHPIEATIVIDDDAAGHGWFVDPTPSSDTEFLVDTDGIMKASEDPAIGRFDVLSVMQHELGHLYGFTESFDGFDLNQASNRQGRQYVATSTETLWLDPSGSELDSSRHASLLMAGSIQLGVRKTPSPAEVDSIAAALDSSQFGFASLAVDGDLTAAVIGFTPIREALLAANDGISHGVTNGRFTQTHPDAADFGWTMVGDIRVADNQATISESVGMISDLSQTFVVPQGTRSVSFTLGGITLDVGQGDHPSEAFEVAILSTNTIQSISDEMVGLAGGDAILNIAPDGTTRFASGVTVEGITDSGDKITDLAAPIRVTAALPEFISETAVTVFYDLIGFGEDTSRTQVSNVLLESTNTLTWHNADLSVDVSGDGKISPYDALLIINELTDRRYSHHLTGTLVTVTSTVHPPPYFDVTNDGKLTAEDAVRVINALSMVPPPLLAGWQNPRLHEDINDDGKVTAGDALLLINELVDRYFSDPETGKLCEIDATHHPAPYYDCNGDGKLTAVDALMTINYLSRQQTGETEQAVTEGLINLLSQQQRETAF; from the coding sequence ATGACCTACACGCAGTCCAGTGAATATGACGCACATGGCAACGTCGTCAAACAAGTGGATGGCAACGGAAATGTGACGCTGTACGAGTACGACCTCTACGATCGTCCGACAAAACGCATCGAAGCTGCGGGGAAACTCGATGCAACGACCGAGTATGCCTATGCGTATGGGGAAATGTCGGTTGATGCTGCGGTTCCGTTCGATTCGTCGTACACCTACCGTTACGAAAAGAATTCAGCTGGCAATGTTTCGCTGTTGGTGGAAAACAAGTTTGGCCAACCGATGATGGTGGTAGATGAAATCGGACGGCTGACGAGGTATCACGTCAACGCGGCTCAGCAAATGGTCGGCATCACGATGCCCAACGGTGGGAATATTGTCTTCAACGTCGATGGACGCGGACGGCAAATCAGAAAAACCGGACCGACGACGGAAGAAATCGTGACGGTCTATGATGACGCAAACCGCCAAATCAAAACGATCGTAACCAATCCAGCGACAGGCGATCAGGTTTCCACAGCCGTTTACAACTTGTTCGACACGATTGCCGAGACGTCAAACCCCCTTGGAGTCGTGACACGCTTCGAACATGACGCCGCCAATCATCCGATTCGTGTGATTGAAAATGTCGAGGGAGAGGCAAAGCGAACGACCGAGCATGAATTGGACGAGCGCGGGCGAGTGATCCACACAACCGTTAACCAACTGGCGAGCACGGACAACGAGTACTTCCCCAGCGGGCGACTCAAATCGGTAACCAATGGACGAGCGGCCTCGGTTACAATGGTCTATGACGAACGGGGACTGCTGGTCACGCAAACGGATGCAGGAGGCGGAATCACTCACCATGTCTATGACGGTAACGGAAACCGCATCGCAACTGTCGACCCCCGTGCGGAAGGCGATCGTGACAATGCGGTGTTCCGACAAACGTACGAGTACGACGAGTTGAACCGGTTGATCACCAGCATCAATCCGCTCGGTGAGACAACTCGATACGAGTACGATTTGCTGGGCAATCAAACACGGATCATCGATCCGCGATCGACCGAGGATACGCCGATCGAGACGCAGTTCGAGTATGACCGAATCAACCGTCTAACGAAGACGACCAACGCACAAGGTCGCTCCACCCGCTACGAGTATGACTTAAGTGACAACGCGACGAAGATCACCCGACAGCGACTGACACTTGAGGGAATTGTCAACGATGTCACGGAGTACGTATACGACCTCAGCAGCCGATTGCAGGAAGCGAGCGATGCTGCGGGATACGTGACCACGTACCAATACGACGCGACGGGCAACATGACCAGTATCATCGATCAACGTGGCTCGGCGGCGCGAACCGATTTCACTCATGACAAGTTGAATCGAGTGGTCAAACAGACGATGGCGGCTGGATCGACGATCGCAGCGTCAACGCAAACGATCTACCACCCATTGGGAATGGTCCAAGAGACGATCGATCCAATGGGCCAACGCGTCGTCACCACGTTCGATTCGCTGCTGCGCCCCGAAACAACGATTATCGCGAAAGACTCGACGAAGCCAGCCGTGACGACGTACGAATACGACGTAGTGGGAAACTTGATTTCGCTGAGCGATCCACGGGGCGACTTCTACAAGCGATCGTTTGAACACGACAAGATGAATCGCCAAATCAAAGAATCAGGGAACTCGGGAACCGTGGCTTCACCGAAACCCTACGAAATCGTTACGGAATACAACGACGTGGGGCAGCCCGTTCGGCAAACCGATCCGCGCGGTGGTGGTTTAGAAACAAGAATGGACTATGACGCCGCTGGACGTTTGACCGTGCAATACGACGCATTGGACCAAGAAACTCGCTACCAGTACGATGCAGCGGGTAACACGACGCGAATCGATACCCCTTCGCTCGATGGAGTCAGCACCGCAGCGCTGGAATTCCAATACGATGCTCTCGGTAATCGTACGTCGATGCGAGACGCTTTGGGCAACACGACCTGCTTCGTGACGGACGACAGCGGTAACGTGTTGCTGACGGTGGATCCACGAGCGAACTTGACGACCTGTAACATCGATGATCGCGACAACGCATTCGCAACACAGATGTTCTATGACGCACTGGGTCGGCGAATTGCGGTGGTGGATACAGGCGGCTATCGCGCAGAAACGGAATATGACGCACTTGGTAACATCACAAAGCAAATCGACCCAAGAACCTTTGACGCAGCGACACCCGGCGAATTTGTTACCGAATATGTCTATGATCCACTGGGGCGGCTGACCGAAACGCATTCGCCGATTGGCATGATGGGCAGCGACGAAATCGCGATTGAAAAATTCAGCTACGACTTGGCGGACAATTTAGTCCGTTACGAAGATCCGCGTGGACCAGAGTATGCGACGACGTATGAATACGACCCGCTCTACAATCGAACGGTCAGTCGACAAAATGTCGTTGTCGCGACGACGGGACCGACGGTGCTTGAGACGATTTCGGAGTACGACTTGGTGGGCAACCTTGTCCGTTCCGTCGATCCACGCGGTGCGTTTCATGCTGTTGAGTTTGAATACGATGGCGGCAATCGCTTGGTCGCGATGATCGAACCGACCGGGACCGAAGCGGACCCGGGGCCGCTTGCAATCACTCGCTATGAGTTCGACGAAGCAGGCAACCTGATCGCCGAACAAGACCCACGGGGTGAGTACTATACGGTTCGTAGGGTGGTCGATCCGCTTGGGCGAGTCGAATCGCAATCGGTTCCTCGAGGCTCAGCCGATCAACCGCTCGCCGCCGCCGTTACCACTTATCAGTATTTCCCCGGCGGAACAATCAAAGCGATTCACAATCCTCGTGAAAACGCTGGCGAAGACATTCGGGCAACGGTATTCAGCTACGACGTCGCCGGCCGTCAAATCTCGATGATCGACTCACTCGGTGCGGTCACGCAGTACGAATTGGACGCGATTGGAAATGCACTTACCATCACCGAAGTCGGCGAGGGTGCGACGCCGACGCGTACCACGCAAATGGAATACGACCGCTTGAATCGCATGACCAAGGTGATCGATGCGACTGGATTAGAAACGATCACCGAATATGACGCGCTCGGAAACGCAGTCCGCGTCACGGGGCCACTTTCCAATGCCAATGGGCCATCGGTGATCGAGCGAGTTTACGATGGTCGGTCGATGGTTCGCAGCGAGACGAATGCGGAAGGTGACACCACGACTTACGAATATGACTTCGCAGGAAATCGAATTGCAATCGGGGATCCTCGCGGCGATTGGGCCGACACAACGATGGAATATGACGGAGCGAACCGGATGATTGCCACTCACTATGCAACCGGTTCTGCAGCCGACCCCGGTCAACTGGTGACGACTCGAATGGAATACGACGGAATCGGCAATGTCACTCGTGTCATTGACCCACGCGGTGACGACTTTGCAACGGAAACGGTCTTTGACCATCGCGGTCTTCCCATCGAAGTACGCTACAGCGCGGGTCGCGAGGAGAACCCAACAATCGAAGTCGACCGGTTTGAGTACGATCTTGCCGGAAACCTCGTTCGCAGCATCGACCCTCGCGGTGACGACTATGCTACGGCGCACACGGTCAATGCCGCTGGACAGATCACTTCGACGACGTATGCCGTGTTGGCAGCGAGCGGCCCGTCACACCTTACCGAAACGTTCGCCTACGACGCCGAAGGAAATCGGACTCTGCATATCGGTATTGGCGGCAACGATTACATCACTCGGCACGCGTACGATGCGGTTGGCCGTGTCACATCGACCACCGACGCAATCGGGGAACAAACGTCTTACCGTTACGATCGGTATGGCAACGTCTTGGCGGTCACCGATGTCTATGGCACCACGAACAACACCTACGATGCTTTGAATCGTCTACAAACAACCACCAACGCTGAAAATGAAACGACCGTTTATGAGTACTCGGGCACGGGACTTGAAGTCACCACAAGGGATCCGCTCGGTCGTACGTCGCAAACCATTCGCGACCGGTTGGGCCGTGTCGTCGAGTCCATCGATGCCGCCGGGCAGTCGAGTTTCCAAGAATACGATGCCGTCGGGAACGTTGTCCGAATCATTGACCGTAACGGTGTCGTTAGCGAATCGATCTATGACGCGAGGAAGATGCCTCTCTCGGTCACTCGAGCCGTCGACACCCCGCAAGAAATCACAACGCGATACGAATACGATTCACTCGGGCGACAAGTTGCGCAAATCGATCCGCGAGGCGACTACTATCGAACCGAGACGGTTTACGATGCTCGTAATCGCATGATCGAGCAGCGTCGACACGCCGGAACACCCACGACCCCCGGCATCGGATCACCGGACGCAGAAGAGGATTGGATCGTTGAAAAGTATGAATACGATTCCGTGGGACATTTGATCGCCATGACTCCCGCTCGTGGAGATTTCTATACCGTTTACACCGAAGTCGATGGGCTTGGCAGGGTAACCCAGATCACTCAGCAAGTTGGCACACCCGCCAATCCGGCGGAAGCGGTCCAAAAGTTTCAGTACAACAACGCCGGCCAGAAAGTTCGCGTTGTCGATGCACTCGGCCATGTGATTACTCGGGATTACGACCTCGTCGGTCGAATGGTTTCCGAAACCGTCGAGCGTGAGGGTGCAGACGACCTGGTTACCCATTGGAATTATCTCGATACTGATGCGGGGTATCGAATCGAACAGGTCGATGCGGCAGGCAATTTGTCCTTGGCGACCGACTACGACAAGGTTCAACGGGTGGTGACGATTCAGCCGCGATCGGGGGAAACCGAAAATCGCAGCTACGACGATGCCGGCAATCTGGTGACCGCAACCGTCGGCGATATCCGACGTGAGTTCGAATACAACGAACTGAACCGCCTGGCACGCGAATCGGATGGGCAGGATCACAACTACACCTATAGCTATGACGCTGTTGGAAATCTGTTGACCAAACAAGATGCTCGACAAAGCAATCCTGTGGTCTACGTCTACGACGCATTGAACTTGCAGCGATCGATTCGACAGTCCGACGGTGGTTTGACACAGCTCGAATACGACAAGGCTGGCAACCTGAGTCGAGTGATGGACGCGGAAGGAAACGTGACGAGTTTTGAATTTGATGCGATGCACCGAATGGTTAACGACACCAACAAATTCGGCAGTCGCACTTACACGTATGATCCGGCCGGGAATCCAACGCGTTACGTGGACCGCAATGGACGTGTGACCGTTCGCCACTACGATGGAAATTCGCGTCTCCTGCAAGAAGATTGGCTTGATGCAACTGGAAGCACCACCAACAGCTTGTCGTTTACCTACGACGTGCTGGGGCGGATGACAAACGCTTCAAGGGGAGAGGCATCGAACACGTTTGCCTTTGCCGATGATGCGACTTCGCAAGTCACTGCCGTCACAACGTCGATCGCCGTTGGCGTCGCCCCGTTGGCGATCAACTACGAAAGAAACAAACTTGGCCAGACGACGAGCTTCACTGCGTCATTGGGATCGCAAGATGGCATCATTCAGGAAGCATACGCCTACGGTACCACCGATGATCGTTTGGTTGAAATCGAGCAAACCGGTACAGCGGTGAACCGCAAGCGAGTTGAGTTTGAGTACCACGATGGCGTTTCGGTCTATAAAGAGATTCGCCGGTACGGAAGCGATGATGCGAGGGTCTTGACGACCACCACATTGCTGAACGACCGGCAATTGATTGACCAAATCCAACACCGTTCGGCGACGACTGGGACGATCAATCAATACCGTTATACCTACGACGCTGACGCGCGCATTACATCGATTGCAGATGAATACGGCCGCGCCACTTACCAATACGACGCGAGTGGTCGGTTGATCTCCGTATCGAACACCGATCCACAAATGGCGGATGAATCCTTCACGCTTGATGACGTCGGGAACCGCACTGCGAGCAGTGAGCACGGGGATGGCTACAGTTATGTCGAGCAAAATCGTTTAGCCAGCGACGGCATGTTTTACTACGACTATGATGCCGAAGGAAATTTGATAACTCAGACGGCGATCGAAACCGGTGAGGTCATGCACTACCAATGGGACCACCGCAATCGGTTGCTCGCCTCGATCACCGAAGACGCCAACGGCAATCTGGTCGAAGTCGTCGAGATCGGCTACGACGCTCTGAATCGACGTGTCTGGAAACGCGTGGATCCGGATGGCGTGGGGAATAAGCCTGTCACATGGCGCGGCTATCTTTACAACGCAGATGATGTGCTGTTCGAGGTCGTTGACGTTGGCGGATTGGGCGTCGGAGCCGGTCCGGTGGTCGATGTGGTTTACTTGCATGGAGCGTCCGGGGACACGCCATTGGCACAAGACCACCAAGGCAGCACGACTTGGTTGTTGCCCGATCATCTCGGCACGGTCCGTGATTTGGTCGGTGCCGATGGTCAACGATTGGATCACCTTCGCTATTCGGCCTATGGGGCGATTGTCTCGCGGCTCGATCCCAACGTCTTCAATCGCTACTTCTTCACGGGCCACAGCTACGAACCGGAACTCGGCTGGTACAACTTCCGCGCCCGATACTATGACCCAACGAACGGACGCTTTGTGAGTATCGATCCGATCGGATTGTCCGCCGGCGATCCGAACCAATACCGCTATGCCATGTCGGATCCAATCAACATGGCCGATCCGACCGGACTATCGGGAATCCCATCGGCGATGGCCAACCCTTACTTCGACCAAATGAGGTCGGTTCGCGATGCGGTGACCGATAGCCGGTTGGCGTTTGAGAAGAACATGTCGGTTGGCAACTTCAATGTCATGACGTTTGCGATGGGGACGATCAGTAGTACCAATATTGCAGTCGAAGCACTCGCGACCATTGCAGCGACGGTTGCGTTGTCGACCAACCCGGTGACCGCCCCTTACATGGTCTACTACACGGCATACGCCACCGGGAAAACGGCCTATGGCCTCGTCAAGCAAAGTCAGCAGCCAGGACGTGAGGGATTTGAACTTTGGGACGGCGTGAAATTGCTGCTGACGGTTGGCGCGTCTGCGATTGGACCCACTGTTGGCACCTACGCCAGTGTTGCGCTCAACTCGGCTGACGTCTATGTTGCGCTCGCCTATGAGAAAAACCTCAATGCAATGGACAGTCGGCTGATGGGATCGACGACGGGATTGATTGGCGACGTCGCTTCCTATCACGCAACGACCGGCTTAAGTACGACCTCGAAAGGTGTCAAGGGCGACTTCGCAGTCATGAAGGCGGAATGGTCAGGAACCGTTGGCCAGGTCCGAGACGGAACGATCCCGTATTTGTTAGGAGTTGGGAAAAACCTCAAAGGCCTCGCTTCGGATGTGACTCGATTGCAGCAGTACCAAGCGGATGTCCAAACCTATCGACAATCGCTCGCTGGCAACGCCGACGCGATTGCGATCCGCAATCAGATCAAGCCGCCCGATTTCCAAACGAATACGTTCAAGCAATTTGCCCGACTGATCGATGCCGCACAAGCCGCAAAGCTAGGATGGCACGGCAGCTTGGATCATCAAATCCGCTCGGTTGCCGTGAATCGGATCGGAGAACGGGGCGAGTTGTCGATGAAAATGTTGCAAAAAGACATCGCGAAAAATCCTGAGCTGGCGGAGATGACCCCCGCACTGGTCAAGATGGAACAAGATCTGATCTCGGCAGCAACGTCAGCCAAATGGGATTACCCGCTGGATTTGAACACGCAAGGAAACCGCGCATGCAATGCTGGCCGCGCTTTCATCGACGAAATCCGAGGCACTGGTTACACCTCTCGAATTGAAGCGACACAGAATCGAGTGATTCAATTCAACGCCGAACACAACCCGGTGTACCGCAAACTGATTGGCCAAATGGTCGATGCCGAAATCAATCGTAGCGGTGCCATGTTGACATCAACAGCGAAGGCTTCCCTTCGCGAGCAAGCGATCGCCTTGCATGCATCGACGCTGATTCGGGTCAACAATCCCGCTGCGCCAACCCTGTCTGCGCCGTTTTCCCATTTGGGCATCAAAAACAAGCTGCCAAAGATGATCAATCGTGTGAAGGGAGAAGTTCTCAATCGCATGTATCCCACCTTGGAAAAAGCGATCGCTCAACACGAAGCACTGAAATTCTACATCAAGACAGGCGATACAACGCAGCAGACCAAGAACATGGAGTCGCTGTTGCGAAGCCATGTGGGAACGTTGCAGAAACAGCGGGCTGGGTTGCGAGCGTATGAACGGGGGATGAAGGAATTGTTCCCAAGTGGACGACAACCGATGGATGTCGTTGGCTACACGCGCTACCAGCAAGCCCAGGCGATGAAGAAAATTCTCACCGATCATCCCTACTCGTTCGAGGGGCCGTTCAACCACTTAGCGGACCGGCTGATCACCGCTGCACCTTCTGAATTCGCTGAGATTCTGGATCTTCCTTTCACGACTCGGCAAGATGTCCAGGATCTTGCCGACGTTGCTCGTGCCATCAATAACGGCAAGCTCGAGGTTCCAGGTATCAACAAAGGTGGAGTCGTCGCGCTGATGCTGCAAGGAACAGCCGGTGCGACGTTGAGCCAGATCGCATTTCGTGCGGACTTCATCAAAGACGTTTACTCGGGGAATTTCCAGCGACTACACGGCACCCTGCAAAAACCCTTGGAGGCATGGAGGACGCTAGCCGATATCACCAAGAGTCCGATGATGGAAGGGACCACGGATGTCGATATGGGACTCATCGTCAAGGGCGGTGGCAATAACCTGCTGAGCGTCTTCAAAGAAGCTCAGGTGACGTTTCCCAACGGCAAAATTCAGCGACTTCCCGGCGGAGACGCAATTAGTGCCATCGTCAAGTATTCGGATCCACAATCTTTCATCGGCAGAACCGCTCGCAAGACCGGTGTTGAAGTGCCGGTGGAATGGTATGTGTACCAAAATCAAGAACTGGCACAGATCGCCGACGCCGCTGCGGCACGAAGCACGCCGATCGATCGCGGTGGCATTAGCGTGATCACCAATGGCAATTCATTCGATGTCGTTGCCCACTACTCGCCTCACCTGGACCCTGCTGCGCAACTAGGTGGAGCCTCACGCACAATCCTCAGCGGTATGATGCACTCGGCAGTGGTCCAGTCGTCGACATCGCGAAGCATCGTCACGGCGAACGAGCTTGGACCTGCACTGATCGAAGCGATGAGCCGTTGGCACTCGACCGACTTGGACCTCCCCGAACCCACGATCCATTTGCGAGTCGAATCGCTTGGTGGCACGCGGCTTGGATACACGACGCTTGACAGAATCGATCAGAACGGTCATCCGATCGAAGCGACCATCGTCATTGATGACGACGCCGCCGGCCATGGTTGGTTCGTTGACCCAACACCATCGAGCGATACCGAGTTTTTGGTCGACACAGACGGAATCATGAAAGCCAGCGAGGATCCAGCGATTGGCCGCTTTGACGTCTTGTCGGTCATGCAACATGAACTGGGGCACCTCTACGGCTTCACGGAGTCCTTTGATGGGTTCGATTTGAATCAAGCGTCCAATCGCCAAGGCAGGCAATATGTCGCCACATCGACCGAGACGCTATGGTTGGATCCGAGCGGTAGCGAATTGGATTCCAGCCGACACGCGTCGTTGCTGATGGCCGGATCGATCCAGCTCGGGGTGCGCAAAACGCCGTCCCCCGCGGAAGTCGATTCGATCGCCGCGGCGCTAGATTCAAGTCAATTCGGATTCGCGAGCCTAGCGGTTGATGGCGACTTGACTGCGGCGGTGATTGGTTTCACCCCCATTCGCGAAGCCTTATTGGCCGCCAATGATGGCATCTCGCATGGGGTGACCAATGGAAGGTTCACGCAAACCCATCCCGATGCAGCCGATTTCGGTTGGACGATGGTCGGCGATATTCGAGTTGCGGACAACCAAGCAACGATCAGCGAAAGTGTTGGCATGATCAGCGACCTGTCGCAAACGTTCGTTGTGCCGCAAGGTACCCGCTCCGTCTCATTTACGCTCGGCGGCATCACCTTGGATGTCGGCCAAGGCGATCATCCCAGCGAGGCGTTCGAAGTTGCGATTCTATCCACAAATACAATCCAATCGATCAGCGATGAAATGGTTGGACTTGCAGGTGGTGACGCGATACTGAACATCGCACCCGATGGCACGACTCGGTTTGCCTCGGGCGTCACTGTGGAGGGAATCACGGACAGTGGCGACAAGATCACGGATCTGGCCGCTCCGATTCGTGTGACAGCAGCACTGCCCGAGTTCATATCCGAAACGGCCGTCACTGTATTCTATGATCTGATCGGATTCGGTGAAGACACCAGTCGTACACAGGTCAGCAATGTCTTGCTTGAAAGCACGAACACGCTGACATGGCACAATGCCGACCTGTCGGTCGATGTAAGCGGCGACGGCAAAATCAGTCCCTACGACGCACTGCTGATCATCAACGAGCTAACCGACCGTCGCTACAGTCATCACCTAACAGGCACCCTTGTTACCGTCACATCCACCGTTCACCCACCACCCTACTTCGATGTTACTAATGATGGGAAGCTCACGGCCGAGGATGCCGTGCGAGTGATCAATGCATTGTCAATGGTGCCACCGCCGCTCCTTGCTGGATGGCAGAACCCGAGGCTACATGAAGACATCAATGACGACGGGAAAGTGACTGCCGGCGATGCGTTACTCCTCATCAACGAGCTTGTCGATCGCTACTTTAGCGATCCCGAAACGGGCAAGCTTTGCGAGATTGATGCGACGCACCATCCCGCGCCCTACTACGATTGCAACGGCGATGGAAAACTCACTGCCGTTGACGCGCTGATGACGATCAACTACCTCAGCCGTCAGCAAACAGGCGAAACGGAGCAAGCCGTCACGGAGGGGCTCATCAACCTTCTCAGCCAACAGCAACGAGAGACAGCATTCTAA